From Tripterygium wilfordii isolate XIE 37 chromosome 16, ASM1340144v1, whole genome shotgun sequence, one genomic window encodes:
- the LOC119981047 gene encoding ETHYLENE INSENSITIVE 3-like 1 protein isoform X1 encodes MGIFEDMGFCSNIDFVEVPNGDVELAAECEPVVAVEEDDIDEDVDVDELERRMWRDRMLLKRLKEQNKNKEAIDSTKQRQSQEQARRKKMSRAQDGILKYMLKMMEVCKAQGFVYGIIPENGKPVSGASDNLRAWWKEKVRFDRNGPAAIAKYQADHSIPGKNRDFSAEASMPHTLQELQDTTLGSLLSALMQHCDPPQRRFPLEKGVAPPWWPSGKEEWWPELGLPKDQGPPPYKKPHDLKKAWKVSVLTAVIKHMSPDVAKIHKLVRQSKCLQDKMTAKESAMWLAIISQEEALFRKLYPSSCLPLSAVGSGSYVTDETTDYDVEGVYKEQKAEVEECKLHDVSLLSAGAAGQKDRVIISPFLPQIKEEFVENSSPFNYKRKHQTDEQQMLMDQNIYTCEYPQCPSNDYRFGFLDRSSRNNHQLHCTFRDISSQRVGMSNFQVTGETAAVFSVPYAQTKPTMPPVNQTGPNMAVLGLPEDGQRMISELMSFYDSSLQQDKSMDPGAVKVIGCAAQLQLQQLQHQEPIFELQPVDGCYGQGVILGGNIAQGTNLPLDDSFIPSMEIQLEQCKAFDAPFDTNYIDSMSDFRFGSRFSFLSTDCIADPLPMQGLAMW; translated from the coding sequence ATGGGAATCTTCGAGGACATGGGTTTCTGTTCTAATATTGATTTTGTCGAAGTCCCTAATGGGGACGTTGAGTTGGCAGCAGAATGTGAACCAGTGGTTGCGGTTGAGGAGGATGATATTGATGAAGACGTGGATGTTGATGAGCTTGAGAGGAGGATGTGGAGAGATCGAATGCTTCTGAAGCGGCTTAAAGAACAAAACAAGAATAAGGAAGCAATTGATAGTACTAAGCAGCGTCAGTCACAGGAACAAGCCCGAAGGAAGAAGATGTCGCGCGCACAAGATGGTATCCTCAAATACATGCTGAAAATGATGGAGGTTTGCAAAGCTCAGGGCTTTGTGTATGGTATCATTCCTGAGAATGGAAAGCCAGTGAGTGGAGCTTCTGATAATCTGCGAGCCTGGTGGAAGGAAAAAGTCAGGTTTGATAGGAATGGCCCTGCTGCAATTGCCAAGTATCAAGCAGATCATTCAATCCCTGGGAAAAATAGAGATTTTAGTGCGGAGGCATCCATGCCTCACACCTTGCAAGAGCTTCAAGACACAACTCTTGGGTCACTTCTCTCAGCTTTGATGCAGCATTGTGATCCACCACAGAGACGTTTCCCATTGGAGAAAGGTGTTGCCCCACCATGGTGGCCTAGTGGGAAGGAGGAATGGTGGCCTGAGTTAGGTCTGCCAAAGGATCAGGGGCCTCCTCCTTACAAGAAACCCCATGATTTGAAAAAGGCTTGGAAAGTGAGTGTTCTCACTGCAGTAATCAAGCATATGTCCCCAGACGTTGCCAAAATCCACAAACTTGTCCGTCAATCTAAATGTTTGCAGGATAAAATGACTGCGAAGGAAAGCGCCATGTGGCTTGCAATAATCAGTCAAGAAGAAGCATTGTTTAGAAAATTGTATCCTAGTAGCTGCCTGCCTCTGTCTGCTGTTGGGAGTGGTTCTTATGTCACTGATGAAACGACTGATTATGATGTTGAGGGAGTATATAAGGAACAAAAAGCTGAAGTGGAGGAGTGCAAGCTGCATGATGTTAGTCTCTTGAGTGCGGGGGCAGCAGGGCAGAAAGATAGGGTTATAATCTCCCCATTTCTTCCTCAAATTAAAGAAGAATTTGTTGAGAACAGCTCACCTTTCAATTATAAGAGAAAGCATCAAACTGATGAGCAGCAGATGTTGATGGATCAGAATATATACACCTGTGAGTACCCCCAATGCCCATCTAATGACTATCGCTTTGGATTTCTTGACAGGTCTTCAAGAAACAATCACCAGTTGCATTGTACTTTCCGTGATATTTCTTCTCAACGAGTTGGAATGTCAAACTTCCAAGTCACTGGTGAGACAGCAGCAGTTTTCAGTGTACCCTATGCTCAAACTAAGCCAACTATGCCACCGGTCAATCAGACGGGCCCCAATATGGCAGTACTCGGACTCCCAGAAGATGGACAAAGAATGATTTCTGAACTCATGTCCTTCTATGATTCCAGTCTTCAGCAGGACAAGAGCATGGATCCTGGGGCTGTCAAAGTAATAGGGTGTGCAGCTCAGCTGCAGCTGCAGCAACTACAACACCAGGAACCAATATTTGAGCTTCAGCCAGTTGATGGCTGCTATGGGCAAGGAGTTATATTGGGTGGCAACATCGCTCAAGGAACGAATCTGCCGTTGGATGACTCTTTTATCCCATCAATGGAAATTCAGCTTGAGCAGTGCAAGGCATTTGATGCTCCATTTGATACCAATTACATTGACAGTATGTCTGACTTCAGATTTGGCTCTCGTTTTAGCTTCCTATCTACTGATTGCATTGCAGACCCTCTCCCAATGCAGGGTCTGGCCATGTGGTAA
- the LOC119981135 gene encoding transcription factor MYB33-like, whose product MTHTTNENEDRVLSKDQMESPDEGNCGGSSIGGAVPKKGPWTSSEDAILIDYVKKHGEGNWNAVQKHSGLLRCGKSCRLRWANHLRPNLKKGAFTQEEEQLIIELHAKMGNKWARMAAHLPGRTDNEIKNYWNTRIKRHQRAGLPLYPHEVSLQALQESQLGHNISGINSGDNAHHDLLPSTNYEIPDVIFDSFRGANQGILPYVPELPDITASSVLMKGVGSQYCSFISPMIHHNKRLRESTTLFPGYDGNIEKEFLSFNQIEGDNCDKTAHSIAISIPLDPDPANKILKSLGANQGGHTLSNDNFSASKPLSGAVKLELPSFQYPEADLSSWGMQSTPRLLESVDGFIQSTPTNTVDSGSLSQRNSGLLDALLHESKALSSAKNHPSDKSSDSSTVIPGNFSESSALNMGEAEWEDYSNPLSPLGHSATSLLSEHNTASASGSSLDELPPAEAYTGCNMESEPVNWAWTPDRERERASRLNITRPDALLASDWLEQSSGYAKDQATMNDALTNLLGDDLSNDYKQMASGTCTTSQGQGLDYCAWNNMPAVCQMFDLP is encoded by the exons ATGACTCATACAACTAATGAAAATGAAGATAGGGTGCTCTCCAAGGATCAAATGGAGTCACCCGATGAAGGTAATTGTGGCGGAAGTTCAATTGGAGGAGCCGTTCCAAAGAAGGGTCCATGGACATCTTCTGAAGATGCGATTTTGATTGACTATGTCAAGAAGCATGGAGAAGGGAATTGGAATGCTGTTCAGAAGCACTCGGGGCTGCTTCGCTGTGGGAAAAGCTGCCGATTACGCTGGGCAAATCACCTGAGGCCAAACTTGAAGAAAGGGGCATTTACTCAAGAAGAAGAACAGTTAATCATCGAACTCCATGCAAAGATGGGAAATAAATGGGCACGCATGGCTGCGCAT TTGCCCGGTCGTACAGACAATGAGATAAAAAATTACTGGAATACCCGAATTAAGAGGCACCAACGGGCTGGCTTGCCTCTTTATCCTCATGAAGTGTCTTTGCAAGCGTTGCAGGAGAGTCAACTGGGCCATAACATTAGTGGAATTAATAGTGGGGACAACGCGCATCATGATCTCTTGCCAAGCACCAATTATGAGATACCTGATGTCATATTTGACAGTTTTAGGGGGGCCAACCAGGGCATCTTACCTTATGTTCCTGAACTTCCTGATATTACTGCAAGCAGCGTGCTGATGAAAGGTGTTGGTTCTCAATATTGTAGCTTCATTTCCCCAATGATTCATCACAACAAGCGTCTTCGAGAATCAACAACCTTATTCCCTGGTTACGATGGAAACATAGAAAAAGAATTCCTCTCATTTAACCAAATTGAGGGTGATAATTGTGATAAAACTGCTCATTCAATTGCGATCTCTATTCCACTTGACCCTGATCCTGCCAATAAGATCCTGAAGTCGCTTGGGGCAAATCAGGGTGGCCATACCCTCTCAAATGACAATTTCTCTGCTTCTAAGCCCCTTTCTGGTGCTGTGAAGTTGGAGCTCCCTTCATTCCAATATCCTGAAGCAGATTTAAGTAGCTGGGGGATGCAGTCCACACCACGTTTACTTGAGTCTGTTGATGGTTTTATCCAATCTACCCCTACAAATACAGTTGATTCGGGCAGCCTCTCACAGCGTAATAGTGGCCTGTTGGATGCCTTACTCCATGAGTCAAAAGCTTTGAGCAGTGCAAAAAATCATCCATCTGACAAGAGTTCAGATTCATCTACAGTTATCCCTGGTAATTTTTCTGAGAGTTCGGCCTTGAATATGGGTGAGGCAGAATGGGAAGACTATAGTAACCCCCTTTCTCCATTGGGTCATTCTGCTACTTCCCTTCTAAGTGAGCACAACACTGCAAGTGCCAGCGGAAGTTCTTTGGATGAACTCCCACCTGCTGAGGCGTACACTG GATGTAATATGGAATCAGAACCAGTTAATTGGGCTTGGACCCCagacagagaaagagaaagggctAGTAGGTTGAATATTACTCGGCCGGATGCTTTGCTTGCTTCAGATTGGCTTGAGCAGAGTTCTGGTTATGCCAAGGACCAAGCCACCATGAATGATGCCTTAACAAACCTTCTTGGTGATGATCTCAGTAATGACTATAAGCAGATGGCTTCAGGAACTTGCACCACAAGCCAGGGACAAGGGCTGGATTATTGTGCTTGGAATAACATGCCTGCAGTTTGTCAGATGTTCGACCTTCCTTGA
- the LOC119981048 gene encoding uncharacterized protein LOC119981048, with translation MNKNKNKAEINDDDDLYLEFRPRQHLFTNNLNYDIALKYEIHRAEGLDNPNSYPLVNNRIYSAESWIEPDEEKIQTNRVWGLPNPVWDEECCVKLNRFWDVKFLHVEVLRHGSWSEPGTSDGIVCVGRVRIPLPEELYASKGGRFGLVRVVGGELKGEGHIIVSMKLIKCRRHTHQSIW, from the coding sequence atgaacaagaacaagaacaaggcCGAGATCaacgatgatgatgatctttATCTAGAATTCAGACCAAGACAACATCTGTTCACAAACAATCTAAACTATGACATTGCGTTGAAGTACGAGATTCACCGTGCAGAAGGGTTGGACAATCCAAACTCATACCCTCTGGTCAATAACAGGATTTACAGTGCCGAGTCATGGATTGAGCCGGATGAAGAGAAGATTCAGACAAACAGGGTTTGGGGACTGCCAAACCCTGTTTGGGACGAGGAGTGTTGTGTCAAACTTAACAGGTTCTGGGATGTCAAGTTCTTGCATGTTGAGGTGCTCAGGCATGGATCCTGGTCGGAGCCGGGGACGTCGGACGGGATAGTGTGTGTGGGGAGGGTTCGGATTCCGTTGCCGGAGGAGTTGTATGCTTCAAAGGGTGGAAGGTTTGGACTAGTGAGAGTTGTTGGGGGAGAGTTGAAGGGTGAAGGGCACATTATAGTGTCCATGAAGCTGATCAAGTGTAGAAGGCACACACATCAGAGTATCTGGTAG
- the LOC119981246 gene encoding uncharacterized protein LOC119981246 has translation MLHKTDRMIYAVEYIKKLGVEPSTPIFVHALRAMLSMSETTRKKKFEVLKSLGWSEEQIVSAFKRTPFILACSEEKLRLVTDFCLNTMKLDLDTLISYPTFLTFGVDQRLRPRYNVIKVLQSKNLLRGKKKIEWLFILSEKIFRENYVLKHVDEVPELLQIYDVTGKKKRTAT, from the coding sequence ATGCTGCACAAGACTGATAGGATGATTTATGCTGTGGAATATATCAAAAAGTTGGGCGTCGAACCAAGCACTCCCATTTTTGTTCATGCTCTTCGGGCGATGTTGTCTATGAGTGAAACAACTCGGAAAAAGAAATTTGAGGTATTGAAGAGTCTTGGTTGGAGTGAAGAGCAGATTGTTTCAGCTTTCAAGCGAACCCCATTCATTTTGGCTTGTTCAGAGGAGAAACTCAGACTTGTAAccgatttttgtttgaatactATGAAGTTGGACTTGGACACATTAATTTCATACCCTACATTTCTTACTTTTGGCGTTGATCAAAGACTTCGACCTAGGTATAATGTTATCAAAGTTCTGCAGTCGAAGAATTTGctcagggggaaaaaaaagattgaATGGCTGTTTATACTGAGCGAGAAGATTTTCAGGGAGAACTATGTTCTCAAACATGTGGACGAAGTCCCAGAATTACTGCAGATATATGATGTTACAGGCAAGAAGAAAAGGACGGCCACGTGA
- the LOC119980417 gene encoding protein NCA1-like — translation MSTVCPFVKASRSDDAGSPRKSGDGVYDEREPEVKKEATVAARCPYGYDAQTFKLGPLSCLICRALLFETTKCVPCSHVYCKACVSRFKDCPLCGADIEGTEVDTHLQSVVDRFIEGHARIKRSLVDAENGEEAVEENKKVIYEDVSMERGAFLVQQAMRAFRAQNLGSAKSRLTLCAEDIKGQIERMGNVSELCSQLGAVLGMLGDCCRAMGDAGSAITYFDESVEFLSKLPMDDLEITHTLSISLNKVGDLKYYEEDLQAARSYYFRSLNVRREAMEHHPNVSSQCLDVATSLAKVADVDRNLCNEDSAIDGFREGIRLLEALKLKPEEAALEDRRLSVLEFLNNQLAGGQPDSSHH, via the exons ATGAGTACGGTCTGTCCGTTCGTGAAAGCGTCGCGTTCAGATGACGCCGGGTCTCCTAGAAAATCCGGTGACGGTGTTTACGATGAACGGGAGCCGGAGGTGAAGAAAGAGGCTACCGTTGCTGCCAGGTGTCCGTACGGTTACGATGCTCAGACATTCAAGCTCGGTCCGCTCAGTTGCTTGATTTGTCGGGCGCTTCTCTTCGAAACTACTAAATGCGTGCCTTGTTCTCATGTCTATTGCAA AGCATGTGTATCGAGATTCAAAGACTGTCCATTGTGCGGGGCTGATATTGAAGGGACTGAAGTTGATACTCATCTTCAGAGTGTTGTTGATCGCTTTATCGAAGGCCATGCTAGAATCAAGAGGTCTCTTGTTGATGCAGAAAATGGGGAGGAAGCTGTTGAGGAGAACAAGAAAGTTATATATGAGGAtgtttctatggagagaggcgCTTTCTTAGTGCAACAAGCCATGAGG GCATTTCGTGCCCAGAATCTGGGCAGTGCCAAATCTAGACTCACTCTCTGTGCTGAGGACATCAAAGGTCAGATAGAAAGAATGGGCAATGTGTCAGAGTTGTGTTCACAGCTTGGAGCAGTTCTTGGCATGCTGGGTGACTGCTg TCGTGCGATGGGAGATGCTGGTTCTGCAATCACTTATTTTGATGAGAGTGTTGAATTCCTTTCAAAATTGCCAATGGATGACTTAGAG ATCACACATACACTTTCAATTTCTCTCAACAAAGTGGGTGATCTGAAATATTATGAGGAAGACCTGCAAGCTGCTAGATCTTACTATTTTCGTTCTTTGAATGTTCGACGGGAGGCCATGGAGCATCATCCGAATGTTTCGTCGCAG TGTCTAGATGTGGCCACTTCTCTGGCAAAAGTTGCAGATGTTGACAGGAATCTTTGTAATGAGGATTCGGCAATTGATGGATTCCGAGAGGGAATTAGGTTGTTGGAAGCGTTGAAGTTAAAACCTGAAGAAGCTGCTCTTGAAGATCGG CGTCTTTCAGTGCTGGAATTCCTTAACAATCAACTTGCAGGAGGACAACCTGATTCATCTCATCATTGA
- the LOC119981136 gene encoding ABSCISIC ACID-INSENSITIVE 5-like protein 2: MGSQGDGDGDGKQSQFQPLASQNSIYSLTLDEVQNQLGDLGKPLSSMNLDELLKNVFTSEAHQSMGREIEDPTLANQNALQRQASLSLTNPLSKKTVDEVWRDIQQTNNNRERKSPERHPTLGEMTLEDFLVKAGIVAEASFDKKGGFPIVGSDPNVAQQFPQQGQWVQYPHPQYQHPQQNMIGVCMPSQPIPQSLPVGAGAILDVTYPENQVALPSPSMGTLSDAQAAGRKRGTPEAMVGKTVERRQKRMIKNRESAARSRARKQAYTNELETKVSRLEEENERLRKRKEMEKLFPSEPPEPKYQLRRTASAPF; encoded by the exons ATGGGGTCTCAAGGTGATGGAGATGGTGATGGTAAACAGTCTCAGTTTCAGCCATTGGCAAGTCAAAACTCGATATATAGTCTTACTCTTGATGAGGTTCAGAATCAATTGGGTGACTTGGGGAAGCCGCTGAGCAGTATGAATCTTGATGAACTTTTGAAGAATGTATTTACGTCTGAGGCTCATCAATCTATGGGTCGAGAAATCGAGGATCCCACTTTGGCCAATCAGAATGCTCTGCAGCGTCAGGCAAGCCTATCATTGACTAATCCTCTGAGTAAAAAGACGGTTGATGAGGTTTGGAGAGACATTCAGCAGACCAACAATAACAGGGAAAGGAAGTCTCCGGAAAGGCATCCTACTTTGGGAGAGATGACTTTGGAGGATTTCTTGGTAAAAGCAGGAATTGTAGCTGAGGCATCTTTTGATAAGAAGGGTGGTTTTCCCATTGTCGGATCTGATCCAAATGTAGCACAACAGTTCCCACAACAAGGTCAGTGGGTGCAGTACCCACATCCACAATACCAACATCCACAACAAAACATGATTGGTGTTTGTATGCCTAGCCAACCCATACCACAGTCATTGCCTGTGGGAGCTGGTGCCATTTTGGATGTTACTTACCCAGAGAACCAGGTGGCATTGCCTTCGCCTTCGATGGGAACATTGTCGGATGCACAAGCAGCTGGCCGGAAACGAGGCACTCCAGAGGCTATGGTTGGGAAAACTGTTGAAAGGAGGCAGAAGAGGATGATAAAGAACCGGGAATCCGCTGCTCGTTCCCGAGCAAGGAAGCAG GCTTACACAAATGAACTGGAGACCAAAGTTTCTCGCCTTGAAGAGGAAAATGAAAGGCTCAGGAAACGGAAG GAGATGGAGAAGTTGTTCCCAAGTGAACCTCCAGAGCCCAAGTATCAGCTTCGTAGGACTGCATCAGCCCCATTTTAA
- the LOC119981047 gene encoding protein ETHYLENE INSENSITIVE 3-like isoform X2 encodes MGIFEDMGFCSNIDFVEVPNGDVELAAECEPVVAVEEDDIDEDVDVDELERRMWRDRMLLKRLKEQNKNKEAIDSTKQRQSQEQARRKKMSRAQDGILKYMLKMMEVCKAQGFVYGIIPENGKPVSGASDNLRAWWKEKVRFDRNGPAAIAKYQADHSIPGKNRDFSAEASMPHTLQELQDTTLGSLLSALMQHCDPPQRRFPLEKGVAPPWWPSGKEEWWPELGLPKDQGPPPYKKPHDLKKAWKVSVLTAVIKHMSPDVAKIHKLVRQSKCLQDKMTAKESAMWLAIISQEEALFRKLYPSSCLPLSAVGSGSYVTDETTDYDVEGVYKEQKAEVEECKLHDVSLLSAGAAGQKDRVIISPFLPQIKEEFVENSSPFNYKRKHQTDEQQMLMDQNIYTCEYPQCPSNDYRFGFLDRSSRNNHQLHCTFRDISSQRVGMSNFQVTGETAAVFSVPYAQTKPTMPPVNQTGPNMAVLGLPEDGQRMISELMSFYDSSLQQDKSMDPGAVKVIGCAAQLQLQQLQHQEPIFELQPVDGCYGQGVILGGNIAQGTNLPLDDSFIPSMEIQLEQCKTLSQCRVWPCGNFAGRSRDFILVLMHVG; translated from the exons ATGGGAATCTTCGAGGACATGGGTTTCTGTTCTAATATTGATTTTGTCGAAGTCCCTAATGGGGACGTTGAGTTGGCAGCAGAATGTGAACCAGTGGTTGCGGTTGAGGAGGATGATATTGATGAAGACGTGGATGTTGATGAGCTTGAGAGGAGGATGTGGAGAGATCGAATGCTTCTGAAGCGGCTTAAAGAACAAAACAAGAATAAGGAAGCAATTGATAGTACTAAGCAGCGTCAGTCACAGGAACAAGCCCGAAGGAAGAAGATGTCGCGCGCACAAGATGGTATCCTCAAATACATGCTGAAAATGATGGAGGTTTGCAAAGCTCAGGGCTTTGTGTATGGTATCATTCCTGAGAATGGAAAGCCAGTGAGTGGAGCTTCTGATAATCTGCGAGCCTGGTGGAAGGAAAAAGTCAGGTTTGATAGGAATGGCCCTGCTGCAATTGCCAAGTATCAAGCAGATCATTCAATCCCTGGGAAAAATAGAGATTTTAGTGCGGAGGCATCCATGCCTCACACCTTGCAAGAGCTTCAAGACACAACTCTTGGGTCACTTCTCTCAGCTTTGATGCAGCATTGTGATCCACCACAGAGACGTTTCCCATTGGAGAAAGGTGTTGCCCCACCATGGTGGCCTAGTGGGAAGGAGGAATGGTGGCCTGAGTTAGGTCTGCCAAAGGATCAGGGGCCTCCTCCTTACAAGAAACCCCATGATTTGAAAAAGGCTTGGAAAGTGAGTGTTCTCACTGCAGTAATCAAGCATATGTCCCCAGACGTTGCCAAAATCCACAAACTTGTCCGTCAATCTAAATGTTTGCAGGATAAAATGACTGCGAAGGAAAGCGCCATGTGGCTTGCAATAATCAGTCAAGAAGAAGCATTGTTTAGAAAATTGTATCCTAGTAGCTGCCTGCCTCTGTCTGCTGTTGGGAGTGGTTCTTATGTCACTGATGAAACGACTGATTATGATGTTGAGGGAGTATATAAGGAACAAAAAGCTGAAGTGGAGGAGTGCAAGCTGCATGATGTTAGTCTCTTGAGTGCGGGGGCAGCAGGGCAGAAAGATAGGGTTATAATCTCCCCATTTCTTCCTCAAATTAAAGAAGAATTTGTTGAGAACAGCTCACCTTTCAATTATAAGAGAAAGCATCAAACTGATGAGCAGCAGATGTTGATGGATCAGAATATATACACCTGTGAGTACCCCCAATGCCCATCTAATGACTATCGCTTTGGATTTCTTGACAGGTCTTCAAGAAACAATCACCAGTTGCATTGTACTTTCCGTGATATTTCTTCTCAACGAGTTGGAATGTCAAACTTCCAAGTCACTGGTGAGACAGCAGCAGTTTTCAGTGTACCCTATGCTCAAACTAAGCCAACTATGCCACCGGTCAATCAGACGGGCCCCAATATGGCAGTACTCGGACTCCCAGAAGATGGACAAAGAATGATTTCTGAACTCATGTCCTTCTATGATTCCAGTCTTCAGCAGGACAAGAGCATGGATCCTGGGGCTGTCAAAGTAATAGGGTGTGCAGCTCAGCTGCAGCTGCAGCAACTACAACACCAGGAACCAATATTTGAGCTTCAGCCAGTTGATGGCTGCTATGGGCAAGGAGTTATATTGGGTGGCAACATCGCTCAAGGAACGAATCTGCCGTTGGATGACTCTTTTATCCCATCAATGGAAATTCAGCTTGAGCAGTGCAAG ACCCTCTCCCAATGCAGGGTCTGGCCATGTGGTAACTTTGCTGGAAGAAGTAGGGATTTCATACTGGTTCTCATGCATGTTGGTTGA